The Rhodococcus sp. X156 genome window below encodes:
- a CDS encoding hemolysin family protein — MNILLPILGLIGFLALTAGTAVFVAAEFSLTALERSTVDDAAASHGDRRAKQVQHAHRTLSFQLSGAQLGITITTLVTGYIAEPVLAGLFSKPLTAMGAGEPLADGISLALALLIATSVSMVFGELVPKNLAIDRPLTVARATAGLQAGFSAVFKWVINLLNDTANRVVRMFGVEPADELRSARSPQELGSLVRTSARHGSLNAGTANLLDRSLRFGERNADELMTPRVRIDTLNADDTVDDLLAAARATGHSRFPVVNGDLDDPLGVVHVKQAFTIPDDRRHDTPLERIVRRVATVPATLDGDALMDRLRGDGMQVAFVVDEYGGTAGMVTMEDLIEEIVGDVRDEHDPTERDVQATERGWELSGLLRIDEVAEATDFDPPEGEYETIGGLVLAELGRIPEEGDVVRVDGWQVEVRRMDGMRVDVVDLVRPSAARTDSDSERSENA, encoded by the coding sequence ATGAACATTCTGCTCCCCATCCTCGGACTCATCGGCTTCCTGGCGCTCACCGCCGGCACCGCCGTGTTCGTCGCCGCCGAGTTCTCCCTGACCGCGCTGGAGCGCAGCACCGTGGACGACGCGGCCGCCTCCCACGGCGACCGCCGCGCCAAGCAGGTGCAGCACGCGCACCGCACCCTGTCCTTCCAGCTCTCCGGGGCTCAGCTGGGCATCACCATCACCACGCTGGTCACCGGCTACATCGCCGAGCCGGTGCTGGCCGGGCTGTTCTCCAAGCCGCTCACGGCCATGGGCGCGGGCGAGCCGCTGGCCGACGGCATCTCGCTGGCCCTGGCCCTGCTCATCGCCACCTCGGTGTCCATGGTCTTCGGCGAGCTGGTGCCCAAGAACCTGGCCATTGACCGGCCCCTCACCGTCGCCCGGGCCACCGCCGGCCTGCAGGCCGGCTTCTCCGCGGTGTTCAAGTGGGTCATCAACCTGCTCAACGACACCGCCAACCGGGTGGTGCGGATGTTCGGCGTGGAGCCCGCCGACGAGCTGCGCTCGGCCCGCTCCCCGCAGGAGCTGGGCTCGCTGGTGCGCACCTCCGCCCGGCACGGCTCCCTCAACGCGGGCACCGCGAACCTGCTCGACCGCTCGCTGCGCTTCGGCGAGCGCAACGCCGACGAGCTGATGACCCCGCGCGTGCGGATCGACACCCTGAACGCCGACGACACCGTGGACGACCTGCTGGCCGCCGCTCGGGCCACCGGGCACTCCCGGTTCCCGGTGGTCAACGGCGACCTGGACGACCCCCTCGGCGTGGTGCACGTCAAGCAGGCCTTCACCATCCCCGACGACCGCCGCCACGACACCCCGCTGGAGCGAATCGTGCGCCGCGTCGCCACCGTGCCCGCCACCCTGGACGGCGACGCCCTGATGGACCGCCTGCGCGGCGACGGGATGCAGGTCGCGTTCGTGGTGGACGAGTACGGCGGCACGGCCGGCATGGTCACCATGGAGGACCTCATCGAGGAGATCGTCGGCGACGTGCGCGACGAGCACGACCCCACCGAGCGGGACGTGCAGGCCACCGAGCGCGGCTGGGAGCTCTCCGGGCTGCTGCGCATCGACGAGGTGGCCGAGGCCACCGACTTCGACCCACCCGAGGGCGAGTACGAGACGATCGGCGGCCTGGTGCTCGCCGAGCTCGGCCGCATCCCCGAGGAGGGCGACGTGGTGCGGGTCGACGGCTGGCAGGTCGAGGTGCGCCGGATGGACGGGATGCGCGTCGACGTGGTCGACCTGGTCCGCCCGTCGGCCGCCCGCACCGACAGCGACAGCGAGCGGAGCGAGAATGCCTGA
- a CDS encoding PPOX class F420-dependent oxidoreductase — protein MAKIATADVVSRAELLEFLRPRHKAIYACTRADGRPQLSPVTCGVDEQGRIVISTYPQRAKTTNTRRDPQVSLCVLSDDFNGPWVQVYGTAEVLDMPEAAEPFVDYYRSIAGEHPDWAEYKQAMATQGKSLIRVVPTDWSPVATGGFPPEVAERMG, from the coding sequence ATGGCCAAGATCGCGACCGCTGACGTCGTCTCCCGGGCAGAGCTGCTGGAGTTCCTCCGCCCCCGGCACAAGGCGATCTACGCCTGCACCCGGGCCGACGGGCGCCCCCAGCTGTCCCCGGTGACGTGCGGGGTGGACGAGCAGGGACGCATCGTGATCTCCACCTACCCGCAGCGCGCCAAGACCACCAACACCCGCCGCGACCCGCAGGTCAGCCTCTGCGTGCTCTCCGACGACTTCAACGGTCCCTGGGTGCAGGTCTACGGCACCGCCGAGGTGCTCGACATGCCCGAGGCGGCCGAACCGTTCGTGGACTACTACCGCTCCATCGCCGGCGAGCACCCCGACTGGGCGGAGTACAAGCAGGCGATGGCCACCCAGGGAAAGTCGCTGATCCGCGTGGTCCCCACCGACTGGAGCCCCGTGGCCACCGGCGGCTTCCCGCCCGAGGTCGCCGAGCGGATGGGCTGA
- a CDS encoding GuaB1 family IMP dehydrogenase-related protein encodes MRFLHELPPPYDLTYDDVFLVPNHTEVASRFDVDLATTDGSGTTIPVVVANMTAVAGKRMAETVARRGGLVVLPQDVPTEAVADTIGFVKSRHLVADTPVVLSPDAAVSDALALLPKRAHGAVVVVEAGRAVGVVTEAACAGVDRFARLSDVADTDFVTVGVDSTPREVFDTLHAAGATLAVLVHDDGTLAGILTRTGALRAGIYSPALDSRGALRVAAAVGVNGDVATKSRALVEAGADLLVLDTAHGHQEKMLQALRAVRALDLGVPLVAGNVVSAQGTVDLIEAGADIVKVGVGPGAMCTTRMMTGVGRPQFSAVADCAVAAAERGGHVWADGGVRHPRDVALAIAAGAANVMIGSWFAGTHESPGDLHHDEAGRAYKESFGMASKRAVAARTSADSAFDRARKGLFEEGISSSRMRLDPERPGVEDLLDHITAGVRSTCTYAGARTLAQLHERAVLGVQSAAGFAEGRPLPAGW; translated from the coding sequence GTGCGATTCCTCCACGAGCTGCCCCCGCCCTACGACCTGACCTACGACGACGTCTTCCTGGTGCCCAACCACACCGAGGTGGCGTCGCGCTTCGACGTCGACCTGGCCACCACGGACGGCTCCGGGACCACCATCCCCGTGGTGGTGGCCAACATGACGGCCGTGGCCGGCAAGCGGATGGCCGAGACGGTGGCCCGCCGCGGCGGTCTGGTGGTGCTGCCCCAGGACGTGCCCACCGAGGCGGTGGCCGACACCATCGGCTTCGTCAAGAGCCGCCACCTGGTGGCCGACACCCCGGTGGTGCTCTCGCCCGACGCCGCGGTCTCCGACGCCCTGGCCCTGCTGCCCAAGCGTGCGCACGGCGCGGTGGTCGTGGTGGAGGCCGGCCGGGCCGTCGGCGTGGTCACCGAGGCCGCGTGCGCCGGGGTGGACCGCTTCGCCCGGCTCTCCGACGTCGCCGACACCGACTTCGTCACCGTGGGCGTGGACTCCACCCCCCGCGAGGTGTTCGACACCCTGCACGCCGCCGGCGCCACCCTCGCCGTGCTGGTGCACGACGACGGAACCCTCGCCGGCATCCTCACCCGCACCGGCGCCCTGCGGGCCGGCATCTACTCCCCCGCCCTGGACTCCCGCGGTGCGCTGCGGGTGGCGGCGGCCGTGGGCGTCAACGGCGACGTGGCCACCAAGAGCCGCGCCCTGGTGGAGGCCGGCGCCGACCTGCTGGTGCTGGACACCGCGCACGGGCACCAGGAGAAGATGCTGCAGGCCCTGCGCGCGGTGCGCGCCCTCGACCTGGGGGTGCCGCTGGTGGCGGGCAACGTGGTCTCCGCCCAGGGCACCGTCGACCTCATCGAGGCGGGCGCGGACATCGTCAAGGTCGGCGTCGGACCCGGCGCGATGTGCACCACCCGGATGATGACCGGGGTGGGACGGCCGCAGTTCTCCGCCGTCGCCGACTGCGCGGTCGCCGCCGCCGAGCGGGGTGGACACGTGTGGGCGGACGGCGGTGTCCGCCACCCCCGCGACGTGGCGCTGGCCATCGCCGCCGGCGCCGCCAACGTCATGATCGGCTCCTGGTTCGCCGGCACCCACGAGTCCCCCGGCGACCTGCACCACGACGAGGCCGGCCGCGCGTACAAGGAGAGCTTCGGGATGGCGTCCAAGCGGGCGGTCGCCGCCCGCACCAGCGCCGACAGCGCCTTCGACCGCGCCCGCAAGGGGCTCTTCGAGGAAGGCATCTCCAGCTCGCGGATGCGCCTGGACCCCGAGCGCCCCGGGGTGGAGGACCTGCTCGACCACATCACCGCCGGGGTGCGCAGCACCTGCACCTACGCCGGGGCCCGCACCCTGGCGCAGCTGCACGAGCGGGCGGTGCTGGGCGTGCAGTCCGCCGCCGGCTTCGCCGAGGGCCGTCCCCTGCCCGCCGGCTGGTGA
- a CDS encoding YihY/virulence factor BrkB family protein, which yields MADPETSTAGAQPSSSVTEQPDGPTRLAALRREGAGLLAVVQHRLADRDLALLAAGLTFFAGVAIVPLFVVAFGLTAWLSSAERVRELGGRLAELLPDELGAPGAVQRLVSAGVEVGPWGVVLALLPMSFYGEGLRRALLRFSARRETLAGWRGRLLALPLLLLTPALLYPLLLVVQVMADLARTGGVLATTGQVAVGFYAVLAALTVVLAWGFRVVAPGRIGWPALLVGAPFTAACLSGFLQGFVLFLSLPLDLGAPFGGLDVVGGMVAVGLWMFLLHVVLIVGWLLTQAVDERLAERAGRA from the coding sequence ATGGCTGACCCGGAGACCTCGACGGCCGGGGCCCAGCCGAGCAGCAGCGTGACCGAGCAGCCCGATGGCCCGACCCGGCTGGCTGCGCTGCGCCGGGAAGGTGCGGGGTTGCTGGCCGTGGTCCAGCACCGCCTCGCCGACCGGGACCTCGCGCTGCTCGCCGCCGGGCTCACCTTCTTCGCCGGGGTGGCCATCGTCCCGCTGTTCGTGGTGGCCTTCGGCCTGACCGCCTGGCTCAGCTCGGCGGAGCGGGTGCGCGAGCTGGGTGGGCGCCTGGCCGAGCTGCTGCCCGACGAGCTGGGCGCGCCGGGAGCCGTGCAGCGGCTGGTGTCGGCGGGTGTCGAGGTGGGGCCGTGGGGGGTGGTGCTGGCGCTGCTGCCGATGTCCTTCTACGGCGAGGGGCTGCGGCGCGCGCTGCTGCGCTTCTCGGCGCGCCGGGAGACGCTGGCCGGTTGGCGGGGACGGCTGCTGGCCCTGCCGCTGCTGCTGCTCACGCCCGCGCTGCTCTACCCGCTGCTCCTGGTGGTGCAGGTGATGGCCGACCTGGCCCGCACCGGCGGGGTCCTGGCCACCACCGGGCAGGTCGCGGTGGGCTTCTACGCCGTGCTGGCAGCGCTCACCGTCGTGCTGGCGTGGGGGTTCCGGGTGGTCGCCCCGGGGCGGATCGGCTGGCCGGCGCTGCTGGTCGGCGCCCCGTTCACGGCCGCCTGCCTGTCCGGGTTCCTGCAGGGCTTCGTGCTGTTCCTGTCCCTGCCGCTGGATCTCGGCGCCCCGTTCGGCGGGCTCGACGTGGTCGGCGGCATGGTGGCGGTGGGGCTGTGGATGTTCCTGCTGCACGTGGTGCTGATCGTCGGGTGGCTGCTCACCCAGGCGGTGGACGAGCGCCTGGCCGAGCGGGCGGGCCGCGCCTGA
- a CDS encoding MarR family transcriptional regulator, with amino-acid sequence MADSPKLDPIAEAHRQWVAHGWGEVADGMAAVTSLMRAQQIMLARVEDVLKPLGLTFSRYELLMLLTFTRSGALPMNKASARLQVHPTSVTNAVDRLSAAGLVVRVPHPSDGRATLVEITEAGRELAQQATERLNTEVFARPGLSPRRVSTLVSALTELRRDAGDLDG; translated from the coding sequence ATGGCTGACTCCCCCAAGCTCGACCCCATCGCCGAGGCGCACCGCCAGTGGGTGGCGCACGGCTGGGGCGAGGTGGCCGACGGGATGGCGGCGGTCACCTCGCTGATGCGGGCACAGCAGATCATGCTGGCCCGGGTGGAGGACGTGCTCAAGCCGCTGGGGCTGACCTTCTCCCGGTACGAGCTGCTGATGCTGCTCACCTTCACCCGCAGCGGTGCGCTGCCGATGAACAAGGCCAGTGCCCGCCTGCAGGTGCACCCCACCAGTGTCACCAACGCCGTGGACCGGCTCTCCGCCGCCGGGCTGGTGGTGCGGGTGCCGCACCCCAGCGACGGTCGCGCCACGCTGGTGGAGATCACCGAGGCCGGCCGGGAGCTGGCGCAGCAGGCGACGGAGCGGCTCAACACCGAGGTCTTCGCGCGCCCAGGGCTCTCCCCCCGCCGGGTGAGCACGCTGGTGTCGGCGCTCACCGAGCTCCGCCGGGACGCCGGCGACCTGGATGGCTGA
- the icmF gene encoding fused isobutyryl-CoA mutase/GTPase IcmF, with protein sequence MADITPPPLHVPAHPVRFVTAASLFDGHDAAINIMRRVLQAQGAEVIHLGHDRSVDAVVTAALQEDAQGVAISSYQGGHVEYFSYLVERLREVGAGHVQVFGGGGGVIVAEEIKLLASRGVSIFAPEDGQRLGLPGMINELVRKCDVDLAAQGPDVDALLAGDPAALARTITVLEAGRSPELVQRVTEAAAGRTVPVLGITGTGGSGKSSLTDELLRRLRVDNEDKLRIAVLAIDPTRRRGGALLGDRIRMNALTEDTAGGGSTTYFRSLATRTPGAQVPENLEAIIASCKAAGFDLVIVETPGIGQGDAAIVDFCDVALYVMTPEFGAASQLEKIDMLDFADVVAINKFERRGAEDARRDVARQLVRNREAFGQQWQDMPVYGTSAARFNDDGVTALYQQLRELLAGKGLALGEGVLPTVDVMASTGLTSAIPAQRSRYLADITEAVRGYHAQTAENVEVARRRQHLRTAAELLSGDAAEQASELAAQAGDALHPEVAQLLVDWPARVQEYSGDELIYTVRDKEIHTPLRRPTLSGSSVPRVALPRTTDEGELTRFLRAENLPGYFPFTAGVFPFKRAGEAPARMFAGEGDAFRTNRRFRLLSDGNEATRLSTAFDSVTLYGRDPDRRPDIYGKVGTSGVSIATLDDMQVLFDGFDLCSPTTSVSMTINGPAPAILAMFLNTAIDQRLAAFRDEHGREPSQDEAAELRAWVLANVRGTVQADILKEDQGQNTCIFSTEFALRCMADIQQYFIENAVRNFYSVSISGYHIAEAGANPISQLAFTLANGFTYVESYLARGMSIDDFAPNLSFFFSNGMDAEYSVIGRVARRIWAVAMRERYGAGERSQKLKYHVQTSGRSLHAQEMNFNDIRTTLQALCAIYDNANSLHTNAYDEAVTTPSSASVRRALAIQMIIDKEWGLSGNENALQGSYVIDELTDLVEEAVLAEFDRIAERGGVLGAMETGYQRGRIQDESMLYEHRKHDGSLPIVGVNTFLNPDADDEAHGSLELARATEQEKQSQLDRLHDYHDRHRGDAESAITELQRAAMGEGNVFAALMEAVRHCSLGQISDAFFEVGGQYRRNV encoded by the coding sequence ATGGCTGACATCACACCTCCCCCGCTGCACGTGCCTGCGCACCCGGTGCGGTTCGTCACCGCGGCGAGCCTGTTCGACGGGCACGACGCGGCCATCAACATCATGCGCAGGGTGCTGCAGGCCCAGGGGGCGGAGGTGATCCACCTCGGCCACGACCGCAGCGTGGATGCCGTGGTCACCGCGGCGCTGCAGGAGGACGCCCAGGGAGTGGCGATCTCCTCCTACCAGGGCGGGCACGTGGAGTACTTCAGCTACCTGGTGGAGCGCCTGCGCGAGGTCGGCGCCGGGCACGTGCAGGTCTTCGGCGGGGGTGGTGGCGTCATCGTGGCCGAGGAGATCAAGCTCCTCGCCTCCCGCGGGGTGAGCATCTTCGCGCCGGAGGACGGCCAGCGACTGGGACTGCCCGGCATGATCAACGAGCTGGTCCGCAAGTGCGACGTCGACCTGGCCGCCCAGGGCCCCGACGTGGACGCCCTGCTCGCCGGCGACCCGGCCGCCCTGGCTCGCACCATCACCGTGCTCGAGGCCGGCCGCTCGCCCGAGCTGGTGCAGCGGGTGACCGAAGCCGCCGCCGGGCGCACCGTGCCCGTGCTCGGCATCACCGGCACCGGAGGGTCGGGCAAGTCGTCGCTCACCGACGAGCTGCTGCGCCGCCTGCGGGTGGACAACGAGGACAAGCTGCGCATCGCGGTGCTGGCCATCGACCCCACTCGCCGACGCGGCGGCGCCCTGCTGGGCGACCGCATCCGGATGAACGCGCTCACCGAGGACACCGCCGGCGGCGGCTCCACCACCTACTTCCGCTCGCTGGCCACCCGCACGCCGGGCGCGCAGGTCCCGGAGAACCTCGAGGCGATCATCGCCTCGTGCAAGGCCGCCGGCTTCGACCTGGTGATCGTGGAGACCCCGGGCATCGGCCAGGGTGACGCGGCGATCGTGGACTTCTGCGACGTCGCCCTCTACGTGATGACGCCGGAGTTCGGCGCCGCCTCGCAGCTGGAGAAGATCGACATGCTCGACTTCGCCGACGTGGTCGCCATCAACAAGTTCGAGCGCCGCGGCGCCGAGGACGCCCGCCGCGACGTCGCCCGCCAGCTGGTCCGCAACCGGGAGGCGTTCGGCCAGCAGTGGCAGGACATGCCCGTCTACGGCACCAGCGCCGCCCGGTTCAACGACGACGGCGTCACCGCGCTCTACCAGCAGCTGCGCGAGCTGCTCGCCGGCAAGGGACTGGCCCTCGGCGAGGGCGTGCTGCCCACGGTGGACGTGATGGCCTCCACGGGCCTCACCAGCGCCATCCCGGCGCAGCGCTCCCGCTACCTGGCCGACATCACCGAGGCGGTGCGCGGCTACCACGCCCAGACCGCGGAGAACGTCGAGGTCGCCCGCCGCCGGCAGCACCTGCGCACCGCCGCCGAGCTGCTCTCCGGGGACGCCGCCGAGCAGGCCAGCGAGCTGGCCGCGCAGGCCGGCGACGCGCTGCACCCCGAGGTGGCCCAGCTGCTGGTGGACTGGCCCGCCCGGGTGCAGGAGTACTCCGGCGACGAGCTGATCTACACCGTGCGGGACAAGGAGATCCACACCCCGCTGCGCCGACCGACGCTGTCCGGCAGCTCGGTGCCCCGCGTGGCGCTGCCGCGCACCACCGACGAGGGCGAGCTCACCCGCTTCCTGCGCGCGGAGAACCTGCCCGGCTACTTCCCGTTCACCGCCGGGGTGTTCCCGTTCAAGCGCGCCGGGGAGGCGCCGGCCCGGATGTTCGCCGGCGAGGGTGACGCCTTCCGCACCAACCGGCGCTTCCGGCTGCTCTCCGACGGCAACGAGGCCACCCGGCTGTCCACCGCGTTCGACTCCGTCACCCTCTACGGCCGCGACCCCGACCGACGTCCGGACATCTACGGCAAGGTCGGCACCTCCGGGGTGTCCATCGCGACCCTGGACGACATGCAGGTGCTCTTCGACGGCTTCGATCTGTGCTCGCCCACCACCTCGGTGTCGATGACCATCAACGGCCCCGCCCCGGCGATCCTGGCCATGTTCCTCAACACCGCCATCGACCAGCGCCTGGCGGCGTTCCGCGACGAGCACGGCCGCGAGCCGAGCCAGGACGAGGCCGCCGAGCTGCGCGCCTGGGTGCTGGCCAACGTCCGCGGCACCGTGCAGGCCGACATCCTCAAGGAGGACCAGGGCCAGAACACCTGCATCTTCTCCACCGAGTTCGCGCTGCGCTGCATGGCCGACATCCAGCAGTACTTCATCGAGAACGCGGTGCGGAACTTCTACTCGGTGTCCATCTCGGGCTACCACATCGCCGAGGCGGGGGCCAACCCCATCAGCCAGCTGGCGTTCACCCTCGCCAACGGCTTCACCTACGTGGAGTCCTACCTGGCTCGCGGCATGTCGATCGACGACTTCGCGCCCAACCTGTCGTTCTTCTTCTCCAACGGCATGGACGCGGAGTACTCGGTGATCGGCCGGGTGGCGCGGCGCATCTGGGCGGTGGCCATGCGGGAGCGCTACGGCGCCGGCGAGCGGTCGCAGAAGCTCAAGTACCACGTGCAGACCTCGGGACGCTCGCTGCACGCGCAGGAGATGAACTTCAACGACATCCGCACCACCCTGCAGGCGCTGTGCGCGATCTACGACAACGCCAACAGCCTGCACACCAACGCCTACGACGAGGCCGTCACCACGCCGAGCTCGGCGTCGGTGCGGCGGGCGCTGGCCATCCAGATGATCATCGACAAGGAGTGGGGGCTGTCGGGCAACGAGAACGCCCTGCAGGGTTCCTACGTCATCGACGAGCTCACCGACCTGGTGGAGGAGGCGGTCCTCGCCGAGTTCGACCGGATCGCCGAGCGCGGCGGGGTGCTGGGCGCGATGGAGACCGGCTACCAGCGCGGGCGCATCCAGGACGAGTCGATGCTCTACGAGCACCGCAAGCACGACGGCTCGCTGCCCATCGTGGGTGTGAACACCTTCCTCAACCCCGACGCCGACGACGAGGCGCACGGCTCGCTGGAGCTGGCCCGGGCGACGGAGCAGGAGAAGCAGTCCCAGCTGGACCGGCTGCACGACTACCACGACCGCCACCGCGGCGACGCCGAGTCGGCCATCACCGAGCTGCAGCGCGCGGCCATGGGCGAGGGCAACGTGTTCGCCGCGCTGATGGAGGCGGTGCGGCACTGCTCGCTCGGCCAGATCAGCGACGCGTTCTTCGAGGTGGGCGGACAGTATCGGCGCAACGTCTGA
- a CDS encoding NAD(P)-dependent oxidoreductase, whose translation MRIALLGTGLMGTQLGRHLLAAGHELTVWNRTSDKTAALVVAGARAVDTPQEAVAGADTVVTVLFGPPSVRDTVIGPNLLPEGTLWLDVSTVGPDDTDRFAAAARERGVRYVAGPVIGSMVPAAAGELGVLLGGDAGDVAEARELALLWGDPAKIRTFPTQREAAAGKLVVNLALAVAMQGVSEALTLASDTGLDRDVTLSLLAGSMLAPAVAAKKRQLSERDFEEAQFTADALLKDTDLILSATLGLHAVQAAHDALEAAQEDGRGGEDFSVIADV comes from the coding sequence GTGCGCATCGCGCTGCTCGGAACTGGACTGATGGGCACTCAGCTGGGCAGGCACCTGCTCGCCGCGGGCCACGAGCTGACCGTCTGGAACCGAACCTCGGACAAGACCGCGGCCCTGGTGGTTGCCGGGGCGCGCGCCGTGGACACCCCGCAGGAGGCGGTGGCGGGCGCGGACACCGTCGTCACCGTGCTCTTCGGTCCGCCCTCGGTGCGCGACACGGTGATCGGTCCGAACCTGCTGCCCGAGGGCACGCTCTGGCTGGACGTGAGCACGGTCGGGCCCGACGACACCGACCGCTTCGCCGCGGCGGCCCGTGAGCGCGGCGTGCGCTACGTGGCCGGGCCGGTGATCGGGTCGATGGTCCCGGCGGCAGCGGGCGAGCTGGGCGTGCTGCTCGGCGGCGACGCCGGCGACGTGGCCGAGGCCCGGGAGCTGGCGCTGCTGTGGGGCGACCCGGCCAAGATCCGCACCTTCCCCACCCAGCGGGAGGCCGCCGCCGGCAAGCTGGTGGTGAACCTGGCGCTGGCCGTGGCGATGCAGGGCGTGTCCGAGGCGCTGACCCTGGCGTCGGACACCGGCCTGGACCGCGACGTCACGCTGTCGCTGCTGGCCGGCTCCATGCTCGCTCCCGCCGTGGCGGCCAAGAAGCGCCAGCTCTCCGAGCGCGACTTCGAGGAGGCGCAGTTCACCGCGGACGCGCTGCTGAAGGACACCGACCTGATCCTCTCGGCCACGCTCGGCCTGCACGCGGTGCAGGCCGCGCACGACGCCCTGGAGGCGGCGCAGGAGGACGGGCGCGGCGGCGAGGACTTCTCCGTCATCGCCGACGTCTGA
- a CDS encoding TetR/AcrR family transcriptional regulator, protein MRQTREEVLGEIRARTLELVATQGYEATTLQEIAASVGYSKSALLYHFASKEALVAQALLEPLQRMQEYLAVAAHTDRAQQASDLVRLIVSHRYEVFLMLRHGERLHQLEPALRLDEYTDRVRALFCGPGAGLAEEVAVRVAITGVAETAMVLLDVPDEELGPALLAAALPVLAPGSAAPDPSAPDRSAPDPAAPAPTRA, encoded by the coding sequence GTGCGCCAGACCCGCGAGGAAGTGCTCGGCGAGATTCGCGCGCGCACCCTCGAGCTGGTGGCCACGCAGGGCTACGAGGCCACCACCCTGCAGGAGATCGCGGCCTCGGTGGGGTACTCCAAGTCGGCGCTGCTCTACCACTTCGCGTCCAAGGAGGCGCTGGTCGCGCAGGCACTGCTCGAGCCGCTGCAGCGGATGCAGGAGTACCTGGCCGTCGCCGCGCACACCGATCGTGCGCAGCAGGCCAGCGACCTGGTGCGGCTGATCGTGTCGCACCGCTACGAGGTGTTCCTGATGCTGCGTCACGGGGAGCGGCTGCACCAGCTGGAGCCCGCCCTGCGCCTGGACGAGTACACCGACCGCGTGCGCGCGCTGTTCTGTGGGCCCGGCGCCGGGCTGGCCGAGGAGGTCGCGGTCCGGGTGGCCATCACGGGAGTGGCGGAGACCGCCATGGTCCTGCTGGACGTGCCCGACGAGGAGCTGGGTCCTGCGCTGCTCGCCGCCGCCCTGCCGGTGCTCGCTCCCGGCTCTGCTGCGCCGGATCCCTCTGCGCCGGATCGCTCTGCACCGGACCCTGCTGCCCCCGCTCCGACCCGCGCCTGA